The proteins below come from a single Chryseobacterium capnotolerans genomic window:
- a CDS encoding DUF4178 domain-containing protein: MENVVVAVGQKGLLYGTEYWVINIVIKKYGSDTFWREYTLKDRTGNNVYLSESDGHWVFLRQVDFAFKEFQYYVEADGKKYRWYETTPCNVHAAAGFFEEKLQSGLAHYKEYVNGTEMISREEYGKSVQFFKGNHISRGEIKKAFGITDMPYRSGTGIVQPFFFNVKQCTNIMAITALLICILQLYVVTSRSNQTVFEQSINFADVADKEVVSKSFTLSGGSAPLKVRAFSAVNNSWANVGLSLVNEKTNEVVYASKDIEQYSGYEGGESWSEGSQTEDFNLCGIPGGTYHFLISAEKEGGAKDPFKSGYRPQNADFSILKNNEGGFSLKNDKDQTVSTYNDIEILKNEIILRTGLQNTIQETGKLDSILLNMPQEYSYPRGYENNPAVNITATWLPVSFWNFGIVLVCLIIFAVVTHWMKRVFESGKWNNSSNSPYANN; this comes from the coding sequence GTGGAAAACGTTGTTGTAGCAGTAGGTCAGAAAGGTTTACTCTATGGTACAGAGTACTGGGTGATTAATATTGTTATTAAAAAATATGGCTCGGATACCTTTTGGCGAGAATATACTCTGAAAGACCGTACCGGAAACAATGTATATCTGAGTGAAAGTGACGGACATTGGGTATTTCTTCGTCAGGTTGATTTTGCCTTTAAAGAATTCCAATATTATGTTGAAGCAGATGGTAAGAAATACAGATGGTATGAAACCACACCTTGTAACGTTCATGCTGCCGCCGGGTTTTTTGAAGAGAAATTACAATCTGGGTTAGCTCACTATAAAGAATATGTAAATGGTACTGAAATGATTTCTCGTGAAGAATATGGAAAATCAGTACAGTTTTTCAAAGGTAATCATATTTCAAGAGGTGAAATCAAAAAAGCATTCGGTATAACAGATATGCCTTACCGCTCTGGAACAGGGATTGTTCAGCCGTTTTTCTTTAATGTTAAACAATGTACCAATATTATGGCCATTACAGCCTTATTGATATGTATTCTGCAGTTATATGTGGTGACTTCAAGGAGTAATCAGACGGTCTTTGAACAGAGCATCAATTTTGCAGATGTTGCGGATAAGGAAGTGGTGAGTAAAAGCTTTACCCTTTCAGGTGGATCTGCACCGTTAAAAGTACGTGCATTTTCTGCTGTGAATAACTCCTGGGCAAATGTAGGGCTTAGTCTTGTGAATGAAAAAACCAACGAAGTAGTGTATGCTTCTAAAGATATTGAGCAATATTCCGGATATGAAGGGGGAGAAAGCTGGAGTGAAGGAAGCCAGACGGAAGATTTTAATTTGTGTGGTATTCCCGGAGGAACTTACCATTTCCTGATTTCAGCTGAGAAAGAAGGCGGTGCAAAAGATCCGTTTAAATCTGGCTATAGACCACAGAATGCAGACTTTTCAATTCTTAAAAATAATGAAGGAGGTTTTTCTCTCAAAAATGATAAAGACCAAACAGTAAGTACCTATAATGATATAGAAATTTTGAAGAATGAGATCATCCTGAGAACTGGTCTTCAGAATACGATACAAGAAACAGGAAAATTAGATTCTATACTTCTCAATATGCCTCAGGAGTATAGCTATCCCAGAGGTTATGAGAATAACCCAGCCGTAAATATTACAGCAACCTGGCTGCCGGTTTCCTTCTGGAACTTCGGAATTGTTCTGGTTTGTCTCATCATATTTGCTGTAGTAACCCATTGGATGAAACGCGTTTTCGAATCAGGAAAATGGAACAATAGCTCCAATTCACCTTACGCTAATAACTAA
- a CDS encoding S-adenosylmethionine decarboxylase family protein has translation MNPLSNKGLHILLTLETESEDLLLDSKGFLAFTERILETKDVEIVGITNHIFENQSFTSAVCLKESHLCIHTWPEFKQLTFDVFLCNYTQDNTEKVEQIADEVVQYFKANTIQKHKIYR, from the coding sequence TTGAACCCATTATCAAATAAAGGTTTACATATTCTTCTGACTTTGGAAACAGAGTCAGAAGATTTGTTATTAGACAGCAAGGGTTTTCTTGCTTTTACAGAACGTATTCTGGAAACCAAAGACGTAGAGATTGTAGGAATTACCAATCATATTTTTGAAAATCAAAGCTTTACTTCGGCAGTATGTCTTAAAGAGTCACATCTCTGTATTCATACGTGGCCGGAATTTAAGCAGCTTACCTTTGATGTTTTCCTTTGTAATTATACTCAGGACAATACAGAAAAAGTAGAACAGATTGCAGATGAGGTTGTTCAATATTTTAAAGCTAATACCATTCAAAAACACAAAATTTACAGATAA
- the ctlX gene encoding citrulline utilization hydrolase CtlX has protein sequence MQTTDTVLMIEPIAFGYNAETAKNNYFQVEQTGSDIQSKALAEFNTFVGKLREKGINVITIKDTLDPHTPDSIFPNNWVSFHKDGKVVLYPMFASNRRVERRDDILESIKDQGFEITEIDDWSFPETQGHFLEGTGSMIFDHDNKIAYGSVSLRLDENLFREFCEKYGFTPVVFHSYQTVGTERLPIYHTNVMMCVADKFVVICLDCIDDGLEREKVIEAIKNSGKEIVEISEEQMQQFAGNMLQVQNKQGEKFLVMSQTAYQSLNQEQVAAIEKYCEIIYSDLNTIEVNGGGSARCMLAEVFLPKK, from the coding sequence ATGCAAACAACAGATACGGTATTAATGATAGAGCCGATTGCATTCGGCTACAACGCAGAAACTGCGAAAAACAATTACTTTCAGGTAGAACAAACAGGTTCCGATATTCAGTCAAAAGCTTTGGCGGAGTTCAATACCTTTGTTGGGAAGCTGAGAGAAAAAGGAATCAATGTCATTACTATAAAAGATACATTAGATCCTCATACCCCGGATTCCATTTTTCCTAATAACTGGGTAAGTTTCCATAAAGACGGAAAAGTGGTTTTATATCCGATGTTCGCTTCCAACAGAAGAGTAGAAAGAAGAGATGATATTCTTGAAAGCATCAAAGATCAAGGTTTCGAAATTACTGAAATCGACGATTGGTCTTTTCCGGAAACACAAGGTCATTTTCTGGAAGGAACAGGAAGTATGATCTTCGATCACGATAATAAGATTGCATATGGTTCTGTTTCTTTGAGGTTAGATGAAAACTTATTCAGAGAATTCTGTGAAAAATATGGTTTTACACCAGTGGTTTTCCATTCTTATCAGACTGTAGGTACGGAAAGACTCCCAATTTATCACACCAATGTTATGATGTGTGTAGCAGATAAATTTGTAGTAATCTGCCTTGATTGTATTGATGATGGGCTGGAAAGAGAAAAGGTAATTGAAGCCATCAAGAATTCAGGAAAAGAAATTGTTGAAATTTCAGAAGAGCAAATGCAGCAGTTTGCAGGAAATATGCTTCAGGTTCAGAATAAACAAGGTGAAAAATTCCTTGTAATGAGCCAAACGGCTTACCAGTCTTTAAATCAGGAGCAGGTAGCAGCTATTGAAAAATACTGTGAAATTATTTATTCCGATTTAAATACCATTGAAGTAAATGGAGGCGGAAGTGCAAGATGTATGCTTGCAGAAGTTTTTCTTCCAAAAAAATAA
- a CDS encoding four helix bundle protein, producing the protein MPTIKFHQDLKVYQKSFETAQQIYELSKAFPKEKLYSLTDQIRRSSRSVTANVSEAWGKRRYEKSFIAKLTDSEGEARETQTWSQFAYACNYINEEQFNNLQHQYNQIIGMLINMINQSEKWCSFSSFDTEQKD; encoded by the coding sequence ATGCCAACGATTAAATTCCATCAGGATCTAAAAGTATATCAAAAGTCTTTTGAGACGGCTCAACAGATCTACGAATTATCGAAAGCTTTTCCAAAAGAAAAACTCTATTCTCTTACTGATCAAATACGAAGATCATCAAGATCTGTAACAGCTAATGTAAGTGAAGCTTGGGGAAAAAGAAGATATGAAAAATCTTTTATCGCTAAACTTACAGACTCTGAAGGCGAGGCTAGGGAAACCCAAACATGGAGCCAGTTTGCCTATGCCTGCAACTATATCAATGAAGAGCAATTTAACAATTTGCAGCATCAGTATAATCAAATAATAGGGATGTTAATTAATATGATTAACCAGTCAGAAAAATGGTGCTCATTTTCTTCTTTTGATACAGAACAGAAGGATTGA
- a CDS encoding dimethylarginine dimethylaminohydrolase family protein: MRLNIKNETGRLRSVVLGQPNSLGAVPTLEESYDAKSYYSIEHNIYPKEEDIINEMNAFEAVLKKYDVEVLRPSIIEDYNQVFSRDVAFVIDDKMIISNVIADRADEQEAYKSVFEKVAWRKIINLPETAHIEGGDVIVWNDFIFIGTCFSEDYRNYKTARTNEYAIEILKEYFPKKRIIDLELKKNDKVPFEGILHLDCTFNPVGEDKCIIYKNGFVDESDYRLIIDIFGEENCFHINDEEMFEMFPNIFSISPDVVVSDKAFTRMNNHLRDVWGMTVEEIPYREISKMGGLLRCSTMPLVRD, translated from the coding sequence ATGAGACTAAACATTAAAAACGAAACGGGTAGGCTGAGATCAGTAGTTCTGGGCCAGCCTAATTCATTGGGAGCCGTTCCCACGCTAGAGGAAAGTTATGACGCTAAGTCATATTACTCAATCGAACACAACATTTATCCTAAAGAAGAGGATATTATTAATGAAATGAACGCTTTTGAAGCGGTATTAAAAAAGTATGACGTTGAAGTCCTGCGCCCAAGCATCATTGAAGATTACAATCAAGTCTTTTCAAGAGACGTTGCTTTTGTGATTGATGATAAAATGATTATTTCCAACGTAATTGCAGACAGAGCAGATGAGCAGGAAGCATACAAAAGCGTATTTGAAAAAGTAGCCTGGAGAAAAATTATTAATCTTCCGGAAACAGCACATATTGAAGGAGGGGATGTAATCGTATGGAATGACTTCATATTCATTGGGACCTGCTTCAGCGAAGATTACAGAAACTATAAAACGGCAAGAACCAACGAGTATGCCATTGAAATTTTAAAAGAATACTTTCCTAAGAAAAGAATCATTGATCTTGAACTGAAGAAAAATGATAAAGTACCTTTTGAAGGAATTTTACACCTGGACTGTACTTTCAATCCTGTAGGTGAAGACAAATGTATCATCTACAAAAACGGATTTGTAGACGAGAGCGACTATCGTCTTATCATCGATATTTTTGGAGAGGAAAACTGTTTCCACATCAATGATGAAGAAATGTTTGAAATGTTCCCGAATATTTTCTCTATTTCTCCTGATGTTGTAGTTTCAGACAAAGCATTTACCAGAATGAACAACCACCTAAGAGATGTGTGGGGAATGACAGTAGAAGAAATTCCTTACAGAGAAATCTCTAAAATGGGAGGTCTGCTGAGATGCTCTACCATGCCACTTGTAAGAGACTAG
- a CDS encoding TonB-dependent receptor domain-containing protein, with protein MMIKLWVFLLLLCMSVFGKAQEATRKNGSDSLTQQKSPTTNISEVVIQSAPRNVKLNDGNLTMAVSGNKDFKTSTHLLDVLRKTPGVTIDQEDGIFIGGRVTPAIFIDGKPIVMSNQELQAYLRSLSPEMVESLEVNTNPSSKYDAEFKGIIDIKLKKNTNLGWKGSYNGNLYVYKFNSRENTVNLTYNTEKVAYSLQAGYNDGISVYRYNALQRLANTNVMRTRTYQEDQINVYNIQTGFDFRLNDKNRLRLNLRGSSREIDRMRSGSLYTTNENETQVVFNTENENPMHYSQDNYGITTDYSFQNKGFKINFLGNFLSVKNKQQDNFINRDKPSSELLSYWKSDLVNKIDIYTGQIDASQKIGDAEVEAGLKYSQSNTNNNIRYDTLSVNNQFVFDPDRSNLFSYKEKILAGYLSYKQKFGKLQINAGLRLENTNSVSDAVTLDSIVSRNYLEWLPSFSASYAFNKSNEFSLSYSRKITRPVFSQLNPFRYYFSPLNYSIGNPYLQPSFTSQIKATYRYKNWITSFTIGKEKDVMARYPIYNPKTNVLEYLGSNLPYRKFAVLETSFPVKITKWWNMTSQIAGYYNYEFRPYLDQVFALDIYNYEIRLNQVFTLPKGYTANLFANYESRTGNSLYIIKPRYSVDLSLQKSWLDNKLSTKIGYNNIFDSYDLSLEFRHKQIMDNRFRHWWDNSRFYFSLSYSFGSSKYQAKESQRTEEENRTR; from the coding sequence ATGATGATCAAATTATGGGTATTTCTGTTACTGCTATGTATGTCAGTTTTTGGAAAAGCACAGGAAGCCACAAGAAAGAATGGATCTGATTCTTTAACTCAACAAAAATCTCCAACGACAAATATTTCGGAAGTTGTTATCCAATCTGCTCCACGAAATGTTAAATTGAATGACGGAAATTTGACGATGGCTGTTTCCGGAAATAAGGATTTTAAAACTTCTACCCATTTGCTTGATGTTTTAAGAAAAACACCTGGAGTGACTATCGATCAGGAAGACGGAATCTTTATTGGAGGAAGAGTGACTCCTGCCATATTTATTGATGGCAAACCCATTGTAATGAGTAATCAGGAATTACAGGCTTATTTACGGTCTTTATCACCGGAAATGGTAGAATCTCTCGAAGTAAATACCAATCCGTCTTCAAAATATGATGCAGAGTTTAAAGGAATTATCGACATTAAGCTGAAAAAGAATACCAATCTGGGCTGGAAAGGAAGTTATAACGGAAATCTGTATGTATATAAATTCAATTCCCGGGAGAATACTGTGAACCTTACGTATAACACAGAAAAAGTAGCATACAGTTTACAGGCAGGATATAACGATGGAATTTCAGTTTACCGATACAATGCCTTACAACGGCTGGCGAATACCAATGTAATGAGGACCAGAACCTATCAGGAAGATCAGATCAATGTATACAACATTCAGACAGGATTCGATTTCAGATTGAATGATAAAAACAGACTAAGATTGAACCTAAGGGGGAGTTCCAGGGAGATTGACCGGATGCGCTCAGGCTCATTATATACTACTAATGAAAATGAAACACAAGTTGTTTTTAATACGGAAAATGAAAATCCAATGCACTATTCCCAGGACAATTACGGGATTACCACTGACTATTCTTTTCAAAATAAAGGATTTAAAATTAATTTTTTAGGCAACTTTCTTTCTGTGAAAAACAAACAGCAAGACAATTTTATTAATAGAGATAAGCCTTCCTCCGAATTATTGTCCTATTGGAAATCTGATCTTGTTAATAAGATTGATATTTATACAGGACAGATTGATGCCTCTCAAAAAATAGGAGATGCAGAAGTAGAGGCAGGGCTTAAATATAGCCAGTCCAATACCAATAATAATATCAGGTATGATACGCTATCTGTGAATAACCAGTTTGTATTCGATCCCGATAGAAGTAATCTGTTTTCCTACAAAGAGAAAATATTGGCAGGTTATCTGTCGTATAAACAAAAATTTGGAAAACTTCAGATCAATGCAGGGCTAAGACTTGAAAATACAAATAGTGTTTCTGATGCGGTTACTTTAGATTCTATTGTTTCAAGAAATTATCTGGAGTGGTTACCATCTTTCAGTGCAAGCTATGCATTCAATAAATCTAATGAGTTTTCGCTTTCTTATAGCAGAAAAATAACAAGGCCTGTTTTTTCACAGCTTAATCCATTTCGCTATTACTTCAGTCCTTTGAATTACTCGATAGGAAACCCTTATCTGCAGCCTTCTTTTACAAGCCAGATCAAAGCAACCTATCGATACAAAAATTGGATCACAAGTTTTACGATAGGAAAAGAAAAAGATGTTATGGCCCGCTATCCTATATATAATCCGAAAACCAATGTATTGGAATATCTGGGAAGCAATCTTCCGTACCGTAAATTTGCAGTTCTGGAAACAAGTTTTCCTGTGAAAATTACAAAATGGTGGAATATGACAAGCCAGATTGCAGGATATTACAATTATGAGTTCAGACCTTATCTTGATCAGGTTTTTGCACTGGATATTTATAACTATGAAATCAGGCTAAACCAGGTATTTACTTTACCCAAAGGATATACGGCTAATCTGTTTGCTAATTATGAATCCAGAACCGGAAACAGTCTTTATATTATTAAACCACGTTACAGTGTAGACCTATCTCTTCAAAAATCGTGGCTGGATAATAAACTTAGCACAAAGATTGGGTATAATAATATTTTTGATTCTTATGACTTGAGTTTAGAGTTCAGACATAAACAAATTATGGACAATCGCTTTAGACATTGGTGGGATAACAGCCGGTTCTATTTTTCACTGAGCTATAGTTTTGGTAGCTCAAAATATCAGGCAAAAGAATCTCAGAGAACAGAGGAAGAAAACAGGACAAGATAA
- a CDS encoding helix-turn-helix domain-containing protein, with the protein MTFGEQMLFFFSTVGAFNGLLLGIYLLFFKKLKYLPNFFLGLLLLMLSTRVGISVCIYFYPELPRIIPHLGLSALFFAGPALYYYIKSSFQQENFDFKNCRKLFGILTLILGGVGLLYLFFPLTWDHYFGTFIYAIWSIFVFLTIYQFYLYTKHRIRSPNKFVLPVLISNVIIFLTYQLVSTGWLPIYCAGGSLVFSFVLYANFLIVFNKKDQQVPVKGPNNRYSNKKISEERADNFVSRLEKLMNAEELYKNPNLKLSDLASSMNISTHQLSQLLNDNLGKSFSTYINEYRIGEACGKIENGTYLKIEEIGYEVGFNSKSTFFSTFKKIKNTTPLLYKQSQTVTDTGFQSSNL; encoded by the coding sequence ATGACCTTCGGAGAACAGATGCTATTTTTCTTCAGTACAGTAGGAGCCTTTAATGGGTTGTTGCTAGGTATTTATTTGCTGTTTTTTAAAAAACTGAAATATCTGCCCAACTTTTTCCTCGGACTTCTTCTACTTATGCTAAGTACAAGAGTAGGGATCTCGGTATGTATTTACTTTTATCCGGAATTGCCAAGGATCATTCCACATTTGGGATTGTCTGCATTGTTTTTTGCAGGTCCCGCTTTATATTATTACATTAAATCTTCATTTCAGCAGGAAAATTTTGATTTTAAAAATTGCCGTAAATTATTTGGAATCCTTACATTGATATTAGGGGGTGTTGGCCTATTGTACCTATTCTTTCCGTTGACCTGGGATCATTATTTTGGAACCTTTATTTATGCTATCTGGTCTATATTTGTATTTCTTACCATATACCAGTTTTATTTATATACAAAACATCGTATCAGGAGTCCTAACAAATTTGTTCTTCCGGTTCTCATCAGTAATGTAATTATCTTTTTAACCTATCAATTGGTTTCTACAGGTTGGTTACCGATCTATTGTGCAGGAGGAAGTTTGGTTTTTTCATTCGTTCTGTATGCTAACTTTTTAATTGTATTCAATAAAAAAGATCAGCAGGTCCCGGTAAAAGGTCCGAACAACAGATATTCCAATAAAAAGATTTCCGAAGAGCGAGCAGATAATTTTGTTTCCAGATTAGAAAAACTGATGAATGCGGAAGAGCTTTATAAAAATCCGAATCTTAAATTAAGTGATCTAGCTTCCAGCATGAATATTTCAACCCATCAGCTTTCTCAGCTGCTGAATGATAACTTAGGTAAAAGTTTTTCCACATATATCAATGAATACAGAATTGGTGAAGCCTGTGGAAAAATAGAAAATGGCACTTATTTAAAAATTGAAGAGATCGGTTATGAGGTAGGATTTAACTCAAAATCAACTTTCTTTTCAACATTCAAGAAAATAAAGAATACAACACCCCTTTTATATAAGCAGTCGCAAACCGTTACTGATACTGGGTTTCAAAGTTCAAATTTATAA
- a CDS encoding transposase gives MSIFSEHKISVSQLLSFIPEALLSHLSANTKVDHYSKVLQGRKMFYLLLFAITSNEKLSQRTLEDTFKDPVFKALFNLDETETVRRSSISERLSKIDSRYFKEIYDCIYNMFCDSYNPAEREKYDLIRTDSTVIGEAAGKLKEGIAQNGGKKFIKYSVLFDGLLPCGVEIYNTPKYCAEDNALSEAVLQHVKREKEHANIYIIDKGLGSAQRMKEFDDKGVFFVIRSKENRKHEEIKSFIEKDQNIDLGEIVLIKDSLVKLYSSKPVPTQKGKLIIRRSKLKHISDWL, from the coding sequence ATGTCCATTTTTAGCGAGCACAAAATTTCAGTTTCCCAGTTGTTAAGCTTTATTCCTGAAGCCCTCTTATCTCATCTTTCAGCCAATACCAAAGTAGATCATTATTCTAAAGTACTTCAAGGCAGAAAGATGTTTTATCTTCTGTTATTTGCCATTACCAGCAATGAAAAATTAAGCCAGCGAACACTGGAAGACACATTTAAAGATCCTGTATTTAAGGCTTTATTCAATCTTGATGAAACTGAAACTGTAAGACGCAGTTCTATTTCTGAGAGGCTTTCAAAAATCGATTCAAGATACTTTAAAGAAATCTACGATTGTATCTATAATATGTTCTGTGATTCCTATAACCCGGCAGAAAGAGAAAAATATGATCTAATCAGAACAGATAGCACTGTTATTGGTGAAGCAGCTGGAAAATTAAAGGAAGGCATTGCTCAAAACGGAGGTAAGAAATTTATTAAGTATAGTGTCTTATTTGATGGGCTGCTTCCTTGCGGAGTTGAAATTTACAATACTCCTAAATACTGTGCAGAAGATAATGCTCTTTCTGAAGCTGTATTGCAACATGTGAAAAGAGAAAAAGAACATGCCAATATTTATATTATAGATAAAGGATTGGGTTCTGCCCAAAGAATGAAAGAATTTGATGATAAAGGGGTGTTTTTTGTTATAAGATCTAAAGAAAATAGAAAACATGAAGAAATAAAGTCTTTTATTGAAAAAGATCAGAATATCGACTTAGGAGAAATTGTACTCATAAAAGATAGTTTAGTAAAGTTATATTCGTCAAAACCTGTCCCAACTCAAAAGGGAAAACTTATAATAAGGAGGAGCAAATTGAAACACATTTCAGATTGGTTGTAG
- a CDS encoding transposase, translating to MVVVSSKQQPEKEFWFLTNDFQISAKDIADYYRKRWDIEVFFRFLKQELHASHLLSLNKNGIEVMIYMTLITAMLILIYKKANNIGYKTAKRRFAMEIRNLAISILIIGAGGNPDKVFKT from the coding sequence TTGGTTGTAGTAAGCAGCAAACAGCAACCTGAAAAAGAATTTTGGTTTCTAACCAATGACTTTCAAATCTCTGCAAAAGATATTGCGGATTATTATCGGAAAAGATGGGACATTGAAGTGTTTTTTAGATTTCTAAAACAGGAACTTCATGCTAGTCATCTTCTTTCACTCAATAAAAATGGTATAGAAGTAATGATTTACATGACTCTTATTACAGCTATGCTCATTCTCATCTATAAAAAAGCAAATAATATAGGATATAAAACAGCCAAAAGAAGATTTGCTATGGAGATAAGGAACCTTGCCATATCTATATTAATAATAGGGGCAGGGGGAAATCCTGATAAAGTTTTTAAAACTTAA
- a CDS encoding citrate synthase: MSDNKVILNYDGNSYEYPIVDSTIGDRGIDISKLRDQTGLITLDLGYKNTGATISDITYLDGDKGELFYRGYPIEQIAEKSNFTEVMYLLLHGELPTQDQFTSFDNNIKKYNFIADEMKKIIDVFPRSAHPMGVLSSMTSALTAFNPKAVNVNSKEEMDHAAELMIAKFSHLCAWTYRKTQGLPLNHGDNNLNYVENFYKMAFRLPNADFEIDPVVVNALDKLLILHADHEQNCSTSTVRMVGSAHTGLFASISAGVSALWGPLHGGANQAVIEMLELIEKDGGDVSKYVAKAKDKGDSFRLMGFGHRVYKNFDPRAKIIKKAADDILKALGIQDKALDIAMQLERVALEDEYFVERKLYPNVDFYSGIIYRALGIPTEMFTVMFALGRLPGWISQWKEMRLKGDPIGRPRQVYQGAQERNYIDIASR, from the coding sequence ATGTCAGACAACAAAGTAATATTGAATTACGACGGTAATTCATATGAATATCCAATCGTGGATAGTACTATCGGAGACAGAGGGATTGATATTTCGAAATTAAGAGACCAGACAGGTTTGATCACTCTGGATTTAGGTTACAAAAATACTGGAGCTACTATTAGCGACATCACTTACTTAGACGGAGATAAAGGAGAATTATTCTACAGAGGTTATCCAATCGAGCAAATTGCTGAGAAATCTAACTTCACAGAAGTAATGTATCTTTTATTACATGGAGAATTACCTACTCAGGATCAATTTACTTCTTTCGACAACAACATTAAAAAATATAACTTCATCGCAGATGAGATGAAAAAGATCATCGATGTTTTTCCTCGTTCTGCTCACCCTATGGGAGTTCTTTCTTCTATGACTTCTGCTTTAACAGCGTTCAACCCGAAGGCAGTTAACGTAAACTCTAAAGAAGAAATGGATCACGCTGCTGAGCTTATGATCGCTAAGTTCTCTCACCTTTGTGCTTGGACGTACAGAAAAACTCAAGGTTTACCATTAAATCACGGTGATAACAACCTAAACTATGTAGAGAACTTCTACAAAATGGCATTCAGATTACCAAACGCAGATTTCGAAATCGATCCGGTAGTAGTAAATGCATTAGATAAATTATTAATCCTTCACGCTGACCACGAGCAAAACTGTTCTACTTCTACAGTAAGAATGGTAGGTTCTGCTCACACAGGTCTTTTCGCTTCTATCTCTGCTGGAGTATCAGCTCTTTGGGGACCACTTCACGGTGGTGCTAACCAGGCTGTAATCGAAATGCTTGAGCTTATCGAAAAAGATGGTGGTGACGTATCTAAATATGTTGCTAAAGCTAAAGATAAAGGAGATAGCTTCCGTCTAATGGGATTCGGACACAGAGTTTACAAAAACTTCGACCCAAGAGCAAAAATCATCAAGAAAGCTGCTGACGATATCCTTAAAGCATTAGGTATCCAGGATAAAGCTCTTGATATTGCAATGCAGTTAGAAAGAGTAGCACTTGAGGATGAGTACTTCGTAGAAAGAAAACTATATCCAAACGTAGATTTCTATTCAGGAATCATCTACAGAGCGTTAGGAATTCCTACAGAAATGTTTACAGTAATGTTTGCATTAGGAAGACTACCAGGATGGATCTCTCAATGGAAAGAAATGAGATTGAAAGGAGACCCAATCGGAAGACCAAGACAGGTTTACCAAGGTGCTCAGGAAAGAAACTATATCGATATCGCAAGCAGATAA